A genomic stretch from Penaeus monodon isolate SGIC_2016 chromosome 25, NSTDA_Pmon_1, whole genome shotgun sequence includes:
- the LOC119589382 gene encoding calpain-B-like, translating to SALSAITQNPGLLRRVVPAGQDFTMKYVGIFHFRFWQGGEWVDVVVDDQLPVIYGSTLCFSSSRNNSEFWSALLEKAYAKLHGSYGALNSGKSYEATEDLTGGVTERYLLHREGLPPPKNLFSVVAKARQRGSLVTCNVPGRCEKECENGLVTGHAYSITGARRCRINVPWKPYVDLVRLRNPWGDDTEWKGPWSDGSDEWRLVSRREKERLQLTDADDGEFWMSFEEFKSNFDEVFITSLNPHTINQEAKEQLYNMADVVTEAILHPEQLRAPEVKMSRVWEVVTYDGSWVRNSTAGGSPNNQKLFSNNPQYLLKLTEADDDTDEADTCAVIVSLTQKNRRVNQLPLHPIGFFVYQINAGGEVPTPATVSWFRFNAPLFYTKKFTQTRTVTHRLSLRPGQYLLIPCTLKHDQEADFLLRVFCEKVAVMEENDEHPMILDTPETDEVDSRLDSFPESPKVNILRGVFLASAGDDNEVDAVKLKLILDHLFPYVEFSLDLSRSLLAMMDSDLSGKVSYFEFEKLIHSLRRWVRAYDARKGEESGLLSGHSWGLGDALRDLGLQIPRRVRALVVVRYGDQQGHVALRDFLMAACRVSVMLERFESHRDPDDHEASIRLHDWLRDTLYC from the exons AGGTTTATTGAGACGTGTAGTTCCCGCGGGCCAGGATTTCACCATGAAATACGTGGGGATTTTTCATTTCAG ATTCTGGCAGGGAGGCGAGTGGGTGGACGTGGTGGTGGACGATCAGCTCCCCGTCATCTACGGCTCCACACTCTGCTTCTCCAGTTCGAGGAACAACTCGGAATTCTGGTCTGCGCTGCTGGAGAAAGCTTATGCGAA GCTCCACGGTTCCTACGGCGCCCTCAACTCCGGCAAGAGCTACGAGGCGACGGAGGACCTGACGGGGGGCGTGACGGAGCGGTACCTCCTGCACCGCGAGGGCCTTCCACCCCCAAAGAACCTCTTCAGCGTCGTCGCCAAGGCCAGGCAGCGGGGGTCGCTCGTCACCTGTAATGTGCCG GGGCGTTGCGAAAAGGAGTGCGAAAACGGGCTGGTGACGGGACACGCCTACAGCATCACGGGCGCCCGGAGATGCAGAATCAACGTTCCTTGGAAACCTTACGTCGACTTGGTCCGGTTGCGTAATCCCTGGGGGGACGAT ACGGAGTGGAAGGGCCCCTGGAGCGACGGGTCGGATGAGTGGCGCCTCGTGTcccggagggagaaggagagactgcAGTTGACGGACGCGGACGACGGCGAGTTCTGGATGTCCTTTGAG GAATTCAAAAGCAATTTCGACGAGGTCTTCATCACAAGCCTGAACCCTCACACCATCAACCAAGAGGCCAAGGAACAGCTGTACAACATGGCTGACGTGGTGACCGAGGCTATCCTGCACCCTGAGCAACTGAGGGCGCCGGAGGTCAAGATGTCGAGGGTGTGGGAGGTCGTGACCTATGATGGGTCGTGGGTGAGGAATTCCACGGCTGGGGGGTCGCCTAATAACCAAA AGCTCTTCAGTAACAACCCTCAGTACCTCCTGAAGCTGACGGAGGCTGACGACGATACAGATGAAGCTGACACCTGCGCCGTAATAGTGTCCCTCACGCAAAAGAACAGACGCGTAAACCAGCTGCCGCTTCATCCTATTGGATTCTTCGTTTATCAG ATTAACGCAGGAGGCGAGGTACCAACGCCAGCCACTGTGTCCTGGTTCCGGTTCAACGCCCCTCTGTTTTATACCAAGAAGTTCACGCAGACTCGAACCGTGACGCACAGGCTCTCACTCCGTCCTGGCCAGTACTTGCTTATCCCTTGTACTCTAAAACACGACCAGGAGGCTGACTTCCTGCTGAGGGTGTTCTGTGAGAAGGTCGCTGTTATGGA AGAAAACGACGAACATCCCATGATTCTTGATACTCCCGAA ACTGACGAGGTAGACTCCAGACTAGACAGCTTTCCGGAGAGTCCTAAGGTCAACATCCTACGCGGAGTCTTCCTCGCATCTGCGGGGGATGACAACGAGGTGGATGCTGTTAAACTGAAGCTCATCCTGGATCATCTCTTCCCGT ATGTAGAATTTTCTCTGGATTTGTCTCGGAGTCTCCTGGCCATGATGGACAGCGATCTCTCGGGAAAAGTCAGTTATTTCGAATTTGAAAAACTGATCCATTCCCTCAGGCGTTGGGTG CGAGCGTACGACGCGAGGAAGGGCGAGGAGAGCGGCCTCCTGTCGGGGCACTCGTGGGGCCTCGGTGACGCCCTCAGGGACCTCGGCCTCCAGATCCCGCGCCGCGTCCGGGCCCTCGTGGTGGTGCGCTACGGCGACCAGCAGGGGCACGTCGCCCTCAGGGACTTCCTCATGGCCGCCTGCAGGGTCTCCGTCATGTTGG AGAGATTCGAGAGCCACCGAGACCCGGATGACCACGAAGCGAGCATCCGCCTTCACGACTGGCTCAGAGATACGCTTTATTGCTAA
- the LOC119589465 gene encoding prolyl 4-hydroxylase subunit alpha-2-like, which translates to MRGPRSLTHATAPRPYAKARARGSATNTPELSEVVMGTEFLKRHVNTTWMRNYRQLVELQQVERLCRGEDLRSAEVTSQLTCRYMAGNSAWLLLAPFKVEVLSLDPYITIVYEVMRPREAEEVKAKAGHLLQTPHNPAYGTGENGTQSGWTLKHTWLQEKDEPALQNLGFRLSQLIDVVLDDAASEPYMVANYGMGGTYEAHRDTHGPARRPHSAEAGERLATLLTYVEAPRAGGRTVFPWVGAGVAPAEGATVIWWNLLASHEHDFLTRHAACPVLRGHKWIINKWVGYKTQWRKHPCPVDPARKIQLPSA; encoded by the exons ATGCGCGGGCCCCGGTCCCTGACGCACGCCACGGCGCCGCGCCCCTACGCAAAGGCCCGTGCCCGCGGGAGTGCCACGAACACTCCCGAGCTTTCCGAGGTGGTGATGGGCACGGAGTTCCTGAAGAGACACGTCAACACCACGTGGATGAGGAATTATCGACAGCTAGTGGAACTTCAGCAGGTGGAACGTCTGTGTCGCGGCGAGGACTTGAGA TCGGCAGAAGTAACGTCTCAGCTGACATGCCGCTACATGGCAGGAAACAGCGCTTGGCTCCTGCTTGCTCCCTTCAAGGTGGAAGTCCTCTCTCTAGATCCTTATATCACGATCGTGTACGAGGTCATGAGGCCGCGAGAAGCTGAGGAGGTCAAGGCTAAGGCAGGTCATCTTCTACAAACGCCGCATAACCCAGCTTACGGCACCGGTGAAAACGGGACCCAGAGTGGGTGGACGCTGAAGCA CACATGGCTTCAGGAAAAGGACGAACCTGCTCTTCAGAACTTGGGTTTTCGCCTTAGTCAGCTGATTGATGTGGTGCTGGACGACGCTGCCTCTGAACCTTATATG GTCGCGAACTACGGCATGGGCGGTACCTACGAGGCGCACAGGGACACCCACGGCCCAGCCAGGAGACCTCACAGCGCGGAGGCCGGAGAGCGACTGGCCACCTTGTTGACCTACGTGGAGGCGCCGAGAGCAG GCGGGCGCACTGTGTTTCCGTGGGTGGGGGCCGGCGTCGCTCCTGCAGAAGGCGCGACAGTCATCTGGTGGAATCTCTTGGCTTCTCATGAACACGATTTCCTCACGCGTCATGCAGCCTGTCCGGTTCTACGGGGACATAAGTGGA TCATCAACAAGTGGGTCGGATACAAGACCCAGTGGAGAAAACACCCATGCCCCGTCGACCCAGCGCGCAAGATACAGTTACCTTCAGCCTAA
- the LOC119589383 gene encoding uncharacterized protein LOC119589383 translates to MAAIQKPEMMFLVFFITIVGVASDGHALHTSWAQIDQLWKDEAEAIARIRTTVHSLNKLNEVLKRXVASWEELAGGSDVEARSGDPAAAYALLHHVSRGWKHVDPVLQETKEIFGDIEFLASRPDRELLPNTDDVIGASESLARLAHVYRLNTTELARGGLFTSVDQGRDSSYHMLSMSDLAHIGLVAINKGFFGVAVEFLKAARSRANVHAQVSVEEGFGADYTPEKLEEFINTAV, encoded by the exons ATGGCAGCCATACAAAAACCGGAGATgatgtttctcgttttcttcatAACCATCGTGGGCGTGGCTTCCGATGGACACGCCCTCCACACGTCCTGGGCACAGATTGACCAGCTTTGGAAGGACGAAGCCGAGGCCATAGCACGGATACGGACGACAGTGCATTCACTGAACAAATTAAATGAAGTACTGAAAAGG NNNGTCGCGTCGTGGGAGGAACTCGCAGGAGGAAGCGACGTGGAGGCGAGGAGCGGAGACCCAGCGGCTGCCTATGCCTTACTGCATCACGTGTCAAGAGGATGGAAACACGTGGATCCGGtgctgcaggaaaccaaggaaatTTTCGGTGATATTG AATTCTTGGCTTCGCGTCCGGACAGAGAACTGCTTCCGAACACCGACGACGTGATTGGTGCGTCCGAATCCCTGGCGAGACTGGCGCACGTTTACCGTCTCAATACGACTGAATTGGCGCGTGGGGGTCTTTTTACCTCAGTGGACCAGGGGAGAGATTCGTCATACCATATGCTTTCAA TGAGTGACTTGGCCCACATCGGTCTGGTGGCCATCAACAAGGGCTTCTTTGGCGTCGCGGTGGAGTTCCTGAAGGCGGCCAGGTCGAGGGCTAACGTCCACGCGCAGGTGTCTGTGGAGGAAGGTTTCGGTGCAGATTATACGCCGGAGAAACTGGAGGAGTTTATTAACACGGCCGTC